One Roseomonas sp. OT10 DNA window includes the following coding sequences:
- a CDS encoding ATP-binding protein, protein MALRIITADERQAEARGIKAVIFGKSGIGKTYLLLTLDESSTLFIDLEAGDLAVQHWRGASIRPRTWDECRDLALFLAGPNPALRDDQPYSAAQYARVLQAYGDPARMDGFATIFVDSITVAGRLCFQWCRSQPEAYSEKTGKPDIRGAYGLHGREMIAWLTHLQHARGRNVIFVGILDEKLDDFNRRVFVPQIDGSKTGLELPGIVDQVMTLAEIKPDAAPGQPAVASFRGLVCQTLNPWGYPAKDRSGRLDMLEPPHLGQLFQKIRSPSLPIDAHGAPSIAPPTANPNT, encoded by the coding sequence ATGGCGCTGCGCATCATCACCGCAGACGAGCGGCAGGCTGAGGCGCGCGGCATCAAGGCCGTGATCTTTGGCAAGAGCGGCATCGGCAAGACCTACCTCCTGCTGACACTCGACGAGAGCAGCACGCTCTTCATCGACCTCGAGGCGGGCGATCTCGCCGTGCAGCACTGGCGTGGCGCGTCGATCCGCCCGCGCACTTGGGATGAATGCCGCGACCTCGCGCTGTTCCTGGCGGGCCCCAACCCCGCGCTGCGTGACGACCAGCCCTATTCCGCCGCGCAGTATGCGCGCGTCCTGCAGGCCTATGGCGATCCGGCGCGCATGGACGGCTTCGCCACGATCTTCGTCGACAGCATCACGGTCGCGGGTCGTCTCTGCTTCCAGTGGTGCCGCAGTCAGCCCGAAGCGTATTCGGAGAAGACCGGCAAGCCCGACATCCGCGGCGCCTATGGTTTGCATGGCCGCGAGATGATCGCCTGGCTCACGCATCTGCAGCATGCGCGCGGGCGCAACGTGATCTTCGTCGGAATCCTCGACGAGAAGCTCGACGACTTCAATCGCCGCGTCTTCGTGCCGCAGATCGACGGCAGCAAGACTGGTCTCGAGCTGCCCGGCATCGTCGACCAGGTGATGACGCTGGCCGAGATCAAGCCGGACGCCGCTCCCGGCCAGCCTGCTGTCGCGTCTTTCCGCGGGTTGGTCTGCCAGACGCTGAACCCCTGGGGCTACCCCGCGAAAGATCGCAGCGGCCGGCTCGACATGCTGGAGCCGCCGCATCTCGGGCAGCTCTTCCAGAAAATCCGCAGCCCATCGCTGCCGATCGACGCGCACGGCGCGCCGTCGATCGCGCCGCCCACCGCCAACCCCAACACCTGA
- a CDS encoding DEAD/DEAH box helicase, with protein MMLRPRQKLFVERSLRALGQHGNTLGVAPTGAGKTIMLSAAVGEHIGSSAAKAAVLAHRDELTAQNLAKFRRVNSGISTSVVDAGQKSWSGQVTFAMVPTLTRQANLAAMPALDLLVIDEAHHAVADSYRRIIDRALDRNADCRIYGVTATPNRGDKVGLRQVFSNVADQIRLGELIASGHLVPPRTFIIDVGVQDELRAVRRSGDDFDMGEVARVMDTVPVTDAVVKHWQEKAGGRQTVAFCSTIAHAEHVAAAFNAAGVPTVMVTGDMPEGERRSVLAAYARGEARIVVNVAVLTEGWDHPPTSCVVLLRPSSFKCTMIQMVGRGLRTVDPTEHPGIVKRDCIVLDFGTSSQIHGCLEQDVDLDSQPGEGEPPTKTCPSCEAEVPIAVMECPICGHAFEPRGRDTTPLTDFIMTEIDLLRRSAFQWCDLFGDDAALLANGFNGWAGIFFLNGAWHAVGGAKEARPRLLSIGERLVALAAADDWLNVCETDESAHKSRRWLREPPTERQLIHLPPAARADLGMTRYQASALLTFKFNRQAIQHLVRSAQPAALGQAA; from the coding sequence ATGATGCTCCGCCCCCGCCAGAAGCTCTTCGTCGAGCGCAGCCTTCGTGCGCTCGGCCAGCACGGCAACACCCTCGGCGTCGCCCCGACCGGCGCCGGCAAGACAATCATGCTGTCGGCGGCGGTGGGCGAGCATATTGGCAGCAGCGCCGCCAAGGCCGCGGTCCTCGCGCATCGGGATGAGCTGACGGCCCAGAACCTGGCGAAGTTCCGCCGCGTGAATTCCGGAATCTCCACCTCGGTGGTGGATGCCGGCCAGAAGTCCTGGAGCGGCCAGGTCACCTTCGCCATGGTGCCGACGCTGACCCGCCAGGCGAACCTCGCGGCGATGCCGGCGCTGGACCTGTTGGTGATCGACGAGGCGCATCACGCCGTCGCAGACAGCTATCGCCGCATCATCGATCGCGCCCTCGACCGCAACGCCGACTGCCGGATCTACGGCGTCACCGCCACGCCGAACCGCGGCGACAAGGTCGGGCTCCGCCAGGTGTTCTCGAACGTCGCGGACCAGATCCGGCTCGGCGAGCTGATCGCCTCCGGCCACCTGGTGCCGCCCCGCACCTTCATCATCGATGTCGGCGTCCAGGATGAGCTGCGCGCGGTGCGGCGCAGCGGCGACGATTTCGACATGGGCGAAGTCGCCCGCGTCATGGACACCGTGCCGGTCACCGACGCCGTGGTGAAGCACTGGCAGGAGAAGGCCGGCGGCCGCCAGACGGTGGCCTTCTGCTCCACCATCGCCCATGCCGAGCACGTCGCCGCCGCCTTCAACGCGGCCGGCGTCCCCACCGTCATGGTGACCGGCGACATGCCGGAGGGGGAGCGGCGCTCGGTCCTGGCCGCCTATGCCCGGGGTGAGGCGCGCATCGTCGTGAATGTCGCGGTGCTGACGGAGGGCTGGGACCACCCGCCCACCTCCTGCGTCGTGCTGCTGCGGCCGAGCTCGTTCAAGTGCACCATGATCCAGATGGTGGGCCGCGGGCTTCGCACCGTGGATCCCACCGAGCATCCCGGTATCGTCAAGCGCGACTGCATCGTGCTCGATTTCGGCACCTCCTCGCAGATCCATGGCTGCCTGGAGCAGGATGTCGACCTCGACAGCCAGCCTGGCGAGGGTGAACCGCCCACCAAGACCTGCCCCTCCTGCGAGGCGGAGGTGCCGATCGCGGTGATGGAGTGCCCGATCTGCGGCCACGCCTTCGAGCCTCGCGGGCGCGACACGACGCCGCTCACCGACTTCATCATGACGGAGATCGATCTCCTCCGGCGCTCGGCTTTCCAGTGGTGCGACCTGTTCGGCGACGACGCCGCACTGCTGGCCAATGGCTTCAACGGCTGGGCGGGCATCTTCTTCCTGAACGGAGCCTGGCACGCGGTCGGTGGCGCCAAGGAGGCGCGGCCGCGCCTGTTGTCCATCGGCGAGCGGCTGGTGGCGCTGGCCGCGGCGGATGACTGGCTGAACGTGTGTGAGACGGACGAGAGCGCCCATAAGAGCCGGCGCTGGCTGCGCGAGCCGCCGACCGAGCGGCAGCTGATCCACCTCCCGCCGGCAGCCCGCGCCGATCTCGGCATGACGCGCTACCAGGCCTCGGCGCTGCTCACCTTCAAGTTCAACCGCCAGGCCATCCAGCATCTCGTGCGCAGCGCCCAGCCCGCGGCGCTGGGGCAGGCCGCATGA
- a CDS encoding DUF6511 domain-containing protein — protein MVDLTGQEKAAMRAAMRRVAETMAEIGWGTRFQELSEAQVLTLIEVAVGGFQEAMQAIARQDAAAEVPF, from the coding sequence ATGGTTGACCTCACTGGGCAGGAGAAGGCCGCGATGCGCGCCGCCATGCGCCGCGTCGCGGAGACGATGGCCGAGATCGGCTGGGGCACCCGCTTCCAGGAACTGAGCGAGGCGCAGGTGCTGACGCTGATCGAGGTCGCCGTCGGCGGCTTCCAGGAGGCGATGCAGGCGATCGCCCGGCAGGATGCGGCGGCGGAGGTGCCGTTCTGA